In one window of Opitutus sp. GAS368 DNA:
- a CDS encoding type I phosphomannose isomerase catalytic subunit has product MTPFLSFKPVYQERVWGGRALATFLGRKLPGSLPIGESWEMVDRPEAQSVVTNGPWEGQTLREVMAVHAAEIMGPAWPMERPFPILVKWLDCRERLSLQVHPPAAVAARLGGEPKTENWYVARAEPGAAVLAGLKPGVDVARFRAALKDNTAESLVHRLPTVAGDSILIHSGVMHAIDGGNLILEIQQNSDTTYRVYDWGRMGLDGKPRAMHLEQSMASLEANTAAAPQLVRTPGKLAVLAECREFRITRHRLARGERLAFAAGEQARILSLIEGSLEAGAAVGAGDNILLPQAGSFTFTAQDAAIVLVTENFGRA; this is encoded by the coding sequence ATGACGCCATTTCTCAGTTTCAAGCCAGTCTATCAGGAACGTGTCTGGGGCGGCCGGGCGTTGGCGACATTTCTGGGGCGAAAACTGCCCGGGTCCTTACCGATCGGTGAAAGCTGGGAGATGGTTGACCGGCCCGAGGCCCAATCGGTTGTTACGAACGGCCCTTGGGAGGGCCAGACCTTGCGCGAAGTCATGGCGGTCCACGCCGCAGAAATCATGGGCCCGGCCTGGCCGATGGAGCGGCCGTTTCCGATTCTCGTGAAGTGGCTGGATTGCCGCGAGCGGCTGAGTCTCCAGGTGCACCCGCCCGCGGCGGTCGCGGCGCGACTGGGCGGCGAGCCCAAGACGGAAAACTGGTATGTGGCGCGGGCCGAGCCGGGCGCCGCCGTTCTTGCCGGGCTGAAGCCCGGGGTGGATGTGGCGCGATTCCGCGCGGCGCTGAAGGACAACACGGCGGAGTCGCTGGTGCACCGCCTGCCCACCGTGGCGGGCGATTCAATCCTCATTCACAGCGGGGTTATGCACGCGATCGACGGCGGCAACCTCATTCTAGAGATCCAGCAGAACTCCGACACAACCTACCGCGTCTACGACTGGGGCCGGATGGGGCTCGACGGCAAGCCGCGCGCAATGCACCTTGAGCAGTCGATGGCCTCGCTTGAGGCCAACACGGCGGCTGCACCGCAACTCGTGCGCACGCCGGGCAAGTTGGCCGTGCTGGCCGAGTGCCGTGAGTTCCGTATCACCCGCCACCGGCTAGCCCGCGGGGAGAGGCTGGCCTTCGCTGCCGGCGAGCAGGCCCGGATCCTCTCCTTGATTGAGGGCAGCCTGGAGGCCGGGGCCGCTGTCGGGGCCGGTGACAACATCCTGCTGCCCCAGGCCGGCAGCTTCACTTTTACGGCCCAGGATGCGGCCATCGTCCTGGTAACCGAAAACTTCGGCCGCGCGTAA
- a CDS encoding DNA translocase FtsK, translated as MPKAENSNAKDKDTPSFEGPRHRPHWLAAFTCLVFGILIIVAMLDFEPTQSIQKTTNPTSVNLVGVIGAEYTWWIFHLLGAAAWLIPAFLLRMAYIYLRSSRSLTTTRLLAILCCLVSFSALMAMQETVFTNKEIFTGGPGGQFGAFLYLTLLKDSLGVFGSALIFGTIYLLGFIYIFTRDFIADVARLIHAFTEWRQKRAALAVARAEELRQKRETAAKEAAALAAKAATTTTPPMAPGSTKKMVVPKGDDPLVETARTATVAPMAKPPAEASAPKTVTRPPIRPEPAADAKSPATGKIELNIVKAEETKKAKVALPQSDDKNYEFPPLKLLREQVKGDVSNSEEEHRQNAENLLRILSEFGVEVTLGEIHVGPVITCYEVVPAAGVRVEKISGLDKNIALGMRAQSVRILAPIPGKAAVGVEVPNQKSTPVGMREILESSAWNDEKRELPIALGKDVSGKPLISDLTKMPHLLIAGATGSGKSVCINSIVASILYSKSPKDVRLIMVDPKVVELKIFNPLPHMLIPVVTEPKKVPAALKILLKEMERRYQVFAKVNVRNITGFNNRKKEKPEPLPIEQQAELDGVADEIEIPDRLPYIVAIVDELADLMMVAPAEIETSIARLAQLARAAGIHLIIATQRPSVNVITGVIKANLPSRIAFQVASQVDSRTILDGKGADTLIGRGDMLFSPPGTSKLVRAQGAFVADEEVQSIVEFLKRNGPPQYDQSVQQQIDRAAKEDEEGEGGGEDEDGDMGDDSELFQQALDVLKSTKRASTSMMQRRLRIGYNRAARIMDLMEDKGIVGPENGSSPREILVDLDTYQP; from the coding sequence ATGCCCAAAGCGGAGAACTCAAACGCAAAGGACAAGGACACGCCGTCCTTCGAAGGCCCCCGCCATCGTCCGCACTGGCTCGCTGCCTTCACCTGCCTGGTTTTCGGCATTCTGATCATCGTCGCGATGCTCGATTTCGAACCCACGCAGAGCATCCAAAAGACGACCAATCCCACGAGCGTCAACCTCGTCGGCGTGATCGGCGCCGAATACACGTGGTGGATCTTCCATCTGCTCGGCGCCGCGGCGTGGCTTATCCCGGCCTTTCTCCTGCGCATGGCCTACATTTACCTGCGCAGCTCGCGCAGCCTCACTACCACCCGCCTGCTCGCCATCCTCTGCTGCCTGGTCTCTTTCTCCGCGCTCATGGCGATGCAGGAGACCGTCTTCACCAACAAGGAAATCTTCACCGGTGGCCCCGGTGGTCAGTTCGGCGCGTTCCTCTACCTGACCCTGTTGAAAGACAGCCTGGGCGTCTTCGGCTCCGCGCTGATCTTTGGCACCATTTACCTCCTCGGCTTCATCTACATTTTCACCCGCGACTTTATCGCCGATGTTGCCCGGTTGATCCATGCCTTCACCGAGTGGCGCCAGAAACGTGCCGCCCTCGCTGTCGCCCGCGCCGAGGAGCTGCGGCAAAAGCGCGAAACGGCGGCCAAGGAGGCCGCTGCCCTCGCCGCCAAGGCCGCCACGACCACCACCCCACCGATGGCGCCTGGCTCCACCAAAAAGATGGTCGTGCCCAAGGGTGACGATCCGCTCGTCGAGACCGCCCGCACCGCCACGGTCGCTCCGATGGCCAAGCCGCCCGCCGAGGCTTCCGCCCCAAAAACCGTCACCCGCCCGCCGATCCGGCCCGAGCCCGCAGCCGACGCCAAATCGCCTGCCACCGGCAAGATCGAACTCAACATTGTCAAGGCGGAGGAGACCAAGAAGGCCAAGGTCGCCCTGCCCCAGAGCGACGACAAGAACTACGAATTTCCCCCGCTCAAGCTGCTGCGCGAGCAGGTGAAGGGCGACGTTTCCAACTCCGAGGAGGAGCATCGCCAGAACGCCGAGAATCTCCTCCGAATCCTCAGTGAATTCGGCGTCGAAGTCACCTTGGGCGAAATTCATGTCGGACCTGTCATCACCTGCTATGAGGTCGTGCCCGCGGCCGGTGTGCGCGTGGAAAAAATCTCGGGTCTCGACAAGAACATCGCCCTCGGCATGCGCGCCCAGTCGGTGCGCATCCTCGCCCCGATTCCCGGCAAGGCCGCCGTCGGCGTCGAGGTGCCCAACCAGAAATCGACGCCCGTCGGCATGCGCGAGATCCTCGAGAGCTCGGCGTGGAACGACGAGAAGCGCGAGCTGCCCATCGCGCTGGGCAAGGACGTCAGCGGTAAACCGCTCATCTCCGACCTCACAAAGATGCCGCACTTGCTGATCGCCGGTGCCACTGGCTCGGGCAAATCCGTCTGCATCAATTCTATTGTCGCCTCCATCCTCTACTCCAAGAGCCCGAAGGATGTCCGGCTCATCATGGTGGACCCGAAGGTCGTCGAACTGAAGATCTTCAATCCGCTGCCGCACATGCTGATTCCGGTCGTGACCGAGCCCAAGAAGGTGCCGGCCGCCCTGAAGATCCTCCTTAAGGAAATGGAGCGCCGCTACCAGGTTTTCGCCAAGGTCAACGTCCGCAACATCACCGGCTTCAACAACCGCAAGAAGGAAAAGCCCGAGCCCCTGCCCATCGAGCAGCAAGCTGAGCTGGACGGCGTCGCCGACGAGATCGAGATTCCGGACCGTCTGCCCTACATCGTCGCCATCGTCGACGAGCTCGCCGACCTCATGATGGTCGCGCCCGCCGAGATCGAGACCTCCATCGCCCGCCTCGCCCAGCTGGCCCGCGCCGCCGGCATCCACCTGATCATCGCGACCCAGCGCCCGTCGGTGAACGTCATCACCGGCGTCATCAAGGCCAACCTGCCCTCCCGCATCGCCTTCCAGGTCGCCTCGCAGGTCGACTCCCGCACCATCCTCGACGGCAAGGGCGCCGACACGCTCATCGGCCGTGGTGACATGCTCTTCTCGCCTCCGGGCACCTCCAAGCTCGTGCGGGCCCAAGGCGCCTTCGTGGCCGACGAGGAAGTCCAGAGCATCGTGGAGTTCCTCAAGCGCAACGGCCCGCCGCAATACGACCAGTCCGTCCAACAGCAGATTGACCGCGCCGCCAAGGAGGACGAGGAGGGTGAAGGCGGCGGCGAAGACGAGGACGGCGACATGGGCGACGACAGTGAGCTCTTCCAGCAGGCCCTTGACGTGCTGAAATCGACCAAACGCGCCTCCACCTCGATGATGCAGCGCCGCCTGCGCATCGGCTACAACCGCGCCGCCCGCATCATGGACCTGATGGAGGACAAGGGCATTGTCGGCCCCGAGAACGGCTCCTCGCCCCGTGAAATCCTGGTCGATCTGGACACTTACCAGCCCTGA
- a CDS encoding chromophore lyase CpcT/CpeT, with protein MRLSLSLLAGLLLFAGRALAEPSALEHLTIFLTGTFASTAQARGDQNFRDATLHIAPIWTDRTDGPWLYFEQALTDAPEHPYRQSVYQLVIRADGALEVRTFELPDPIAATGAWKDPTRLTHLNAANLVTREGCTLILRLQPDGSFKGGTEGKACSNVLRGASYSTTEITVTPQQVMTWERGYNTAGTQVWGSIHGGYVFKKVE; from the coding sequence ATGCGCCTTTCCCTTTCCCTTCTCGCCGGACTGCTCCTGTTCGCGGGGCGCGCGCTGGCCGAACCGTCCGCTCTTGAGCATTTGACCATCTTTTTGACCGGCACCTTCGCCAGCACCGCTCAAGCCCGGGGTGACCAGAACTTCCGCGATGCCACGCTGCATATCGCCCCCATCTGGACCGATCGCACCGACGGCCCCTGGCTCTACTTTGAACAGGCCCTCACGGACGCTCCTGAGCATCCCTACCGGCAGTCCGTCTATCAACTCGTCATCCGCGCTGACGGTGCGCTCGAAGTGCGCACTTTTGAACTGCCCGACCCGATCGCTGCGACCGGCGCGTGGAAAGACCCGACGCGCCTCACCCATCTCAACGCAGCCAACCTGGTGACCCGTGAAGGCTGCACTCTCATTCTTCGCCTGCAACCCGATGGTTCATTCAAGGGCGGGACCGAGGGCAAGGCTTGCTCGAATGTCCTGCGTGGCGCCAGCTACAGCACCACAGAAATCACTGTCACTCCCCAGCAGGTGATGACGTGGGAGCGTGGCTATAACACCGCCGGCACCCAAGTCTGGGGTTCGATCCACGGCGGCTACGTGTTCAAGAAGGTCGAGTAA
- the purN gene encoding phosphoribosylglycinamide formyltransferase — protein MRVVILGSGRGSNAEAILQAQQAGRLGAAQVVQIFSDKPEAGILALGPRFGVPATFVDPAPFKTKLEGPGEDRFIDAIRAARADLVVLAGFMRVLKPKFLGAFADRIINLHPSLLPAFAGLDGIGQAFRAGAKVTGCTVHYVTLEVDAGKIIEQASVAVAPGDTLEALATKVHAAEHRLLPAVIARLSRATK, from the coding sequence ATGCGCGTCGTCATCCTAGGCTCGGGTCGCGGCAGCAATGCGGAGGCGATCCTGCAAGCCCAGCAGGCCGGCCGGCTGGGTGCGGCGCAAGTGGTGCAGATCTTCTCGGATAAGCCGGAGGCGGGCATCCTGGCACTGGGCCCGCGCTTTGGCGTGCCAGCGACATTCGTCGATCCCGCGCCGTTCAAGACGAAGCTGGAGGGACCCGGCGAGGACCGGTTCATCGACGCGATCCGCGCCGCGCGCGCGGACCTCGTGGTGCTGGCTGGCTTCATGCGCGTCCTGAAACCGAAGTTCCTCGGCGCCTTTGCCGACCGGATCATCAATCTGCATCCGAGCCTGCTGCCGGCGTTTGCCGGGTTGGATGGGATCGGACAGGCGTTTCGCGCCGGAGCGAAGGTTACGGGTTGCACCGTGCACTATGTCACGCTGGAAGTGGATGCCGGGAAGATCATTGAGCAGGCGTCGGTGGCGGTGGCTCCCGGCGACACGCTGGAAGCGCTGGCGACGAAGGTGCATGCCGCCGAACACCGCCTGTTGCCGGCGGTCATCGCGCGTCTGAGCCGGGCGACGAAATAG
- a CDS encoding 50S ribosomal protein L11 methyltransferase, translating to MAVFELKTEVLLDTAPALEDLLAEREEQRLMVLEDKPSGRAWLMGYFGSRAEAAAAWKDLAGALDAAWTKTEPVVRELPDEDWKNSYKAHFKAWKFDRLNWVPVWERETFVLPAGEEVLWLDPGMAFGTGNHETTRLCCERLTRFAAARGSSGRVIDVGCGSGILALSAAKLGFREIAAFDNDPEAIRVSEENAALNELAGRVEFYCGDLVSGLAGRAAELVLANIQADVLMRFVQELSAAVVPGGQLVLSGILGQELETVRAKFAGVAAGWRVESRVLGEWADLALTRPS from the coding sequence ATGGCGGTCTTCGAACTCAAAACCGAGGTGCTTTTGGATACCGCGCCGGCGCTGGAGGACTTGCTGGCGGAGCGCGAGGAGCAGCGGCTCATGGTGCTCGAGGACAAGCCATCTGGCCGGGCGTGGCTCATGGGATATTTTGGATCGCGGGCCGAGGCCGCGGCCGCTTGGAAGGATCTGGCCGGGGCGCTGGACGCGGCCTGGACCAAAACCGAGCCCGTGGTGCGCGAACTGCCGGATGAAGACTGGAAGAACAGCTACAAGGCACATTTCAAGGCGTGGAAGTTCGACCGGTTGAATTGGGTTCCCGTGTGGGAGCGCGAGACTTTCGTGCTGCCGGCAGGCGAGGAGGTGCTCTGGTTGGACCCGGGCATGGCCTTCGGCACAGGCAACCACGAGACGACCCGGCTCTGCTGTGAGCGCCTGACGCGGTTCGCGGCGGCGCGCGGCAGTTCAGGCCGGGTGATCGACGTTGGCTGCGGGTCGGGCATCCTCGCGTTGTCGGCCGCCAAGCTCGGTTTCCGCGAGATCGCCGCTTTCGACAATGACCCTGAGGCCATCCGGGTGAGTGAGGAAAATGCGGCGCTCAACGAACTGGCCGGGCGCGTGGAATTTTATTGCGGGGACTTGGTGAGCGGGCTGGCCGGTCGGGCGGCTGAGCTGGTGCTGGCGAACATCCAGGCGGACGTGCTGATGCGCTTTGTGCAGGAGTTGTCCGCGGCCGTGGTTCCCGGCGGGCAACTGGTGCTCAGTGGCATTCTCGGCCAGGAGCTTGAGACCGTGCGCGCCAAGTTTGCCGGGGTGGCGGCAGGCTGGCGCGTGGAATCGCGCGTGCTCGGCGAGTGGGCAGATCTCGCGCTTACTCGACCTTCTTGA
- the dnaJ gene encoding molecular chaperone DnaJ, whose protein sequence is MATGQKQDYYELLGVAKGVSEEDLKKAYRKKAVQFHPDKNPGNKEAEEMFKKVSEAYEVLKDPEKRAAYDRYGHAAFQQGGGPRGAGGFGGGAGGGFHDPFDIFREVFGQQGGGGGGIFDQFFGGDDNGGGAGRGSDLRYDIEITLEEAAHGVEKEISFRKLGACDHCHGSGAEPGSKKTTCPTCRGAGQVTTSRGFFHVRQACPTCHGSGQKFEKVCAKCHGEGRLNETAKVKVRIPTGVDTGNKLRSAGNGEAGAMGGEAGDLYIVVHVKDHEVFERQGDDLYCEIPIKFTLAALGGTIHVPTMAGKASLKIPAGTQSGTTFRLKGRGMPHLRGGTQGDQLIRVQVEVPTGLTSEQKKILEEFGRISGDTDEPMSKGFFEKAKKFF, encoded by the coding sequence ATGGCCACCGGACAAAAACAGGATTACTACGAGCTGCTCGGCGTCGCGAAAGGCGTGAGCGAGGAGGACCTGAAGAAGGCCTATCGCAAGAAGGCCGTGCAGTTCCACCCGGACAAGAACCCCGGCAACAAGGAGGCGGAGGAGATGTTCAAGAAAGTTTCCGAGGCCTACGAGGTGCTGAAAGACCCGGAGAAGCGCGCGGCCTACGACCGCTATGGGCATGCGGCCTTCCAGCAAGGCGGCGGCCCGCGCGGAGCTGGCGGCTTTGGCGGCGGGGCCGGCGGCGGTTTTCACGATCCGTTCGACATTTTCCGCGAGGTCTTCGGCCAGCAAGGCGGGGGTGGCGGCGGGATCTTCGATCAGTTTTTCGGCGGCGATGACAATGGGGGCGGGGCCGGCCGCGGCTCGGACCTGCGCTACGACATCGAGATCACGCTCGAGGAGGCCGCGCACGGCGTGGAAAAGGAGATTTCATTTCGCAAGCTCGGGGCCTGCGATCATTGCCATGGTAGTGGCGCTGAGCCGGGTTCGAAGAAGACCACGTGCCCGACCTGTCGCGGCGCGGGGCAGGTGACGACTTCGCGCGGGTTCTTCCACGTGCGGCAGGCGTGCCCCACCTGTCATGGCTCCGGCCAGAAGTTCGAGAAAGTCTGCGCCAAGTGCCACGGCGAAGGCCGGCTCAACGAGACGGCCAAGGTCAAGGTGCGCATCCCGACCGGGGTCGACACCGGCAACAAGCTGCGCTCCGCTGGCAACGGCGAGGCCGGCGCGATGGGCGGCGAGGCCGGCGACCTCTACATCGTCGTGCACGTTAAGGACCACGAGGTCTTCGAGCGACAGGGCGATGACCTTTACTGCGAGATCCCGATCAAGTTCACCCTGGCCGCGCTCGGCGGCACGATCCATGTGCCGACGATGGCGGGCAAGGCGTCCCTCAAAATCCCGGCCGGCACGCAGTCGGGCACGACTTTCCGGCTGAAGGGACGCGGCATGCCGCACCTGCGGGGCGGCACGCAGGGCGACCAGCTCATCCGTGTACAGGTTGAGGTGCCGACCGGACTGACATCCGAGCAGAAAAAAATCCTCGAGGAATTCGGCCGGATCAGCGGCGACACCGACGAACCGATGAGCAAGGGCTTTTTCGAGAAGGCGAAGAAGTTTTTCTGA
- a CDS encoding nucleotide exchange factor GrpE translates to MSESSSTDLKDTTPAATPEPAAPAAVPKPEEQLAAAKQEAAANYDRYMRAVADLENFRKRTLREKDELRQFAASGLMEDVIPILDNLSLGLAAAKQQTDVKAIVDGVNLVLEQFKTTLARHGLKEIKPEGQRFDPNFHECISHQPSTDIVEEHVMQVVRPGYALNGRLLRPASVIVSSGPTKETQV, encoded by the coding sequence ATGAGCGAATCCTCCTCCACCGACCTCAAAGACACCACGCCCGCCGCCACGCCGGAACCGGCGGCACCTGCGGCTGTGCCCAAACCGGAGGAGCAACTGGCCGCGGCCAAGCAGGAGGCGGCCGCCAATTACGACCGTTACATGCGCGCCGTGGCTGATCTGGAGAATTTCCGCAAGCGCACGCTGCGCGAGAAGGACGAACTGCGGCAGTTTGCGGCCTCCGGATTGATGGAGGATGTGATTCCAATCCTCGACAACCTGAGCCTCGGGCTTGCCGCCGCGAAGCAGCAGACCGACGTGAAGGCCATCGTCGATGGCGTGAACCTCGTGCTAGAGCAGTTCAAGACCACGCTGGCGCGCCACGGCCTCAAGGAGATCAAGCCCGAAGGCCAGCGCTTCGACCCGAATTTCCACGAGTGCATCTCGCACCAGCCCAGCACCGACATTGTTGAGGAGCACGTGATGCAGGTGGTGCGACCCGGTTACGCACTCAACGGACGGCTGCTGCGTCCGGCCTCTGTGATCGTGTCCAGTGGCCCGACGAAGGAGACGCAAGTCTGA